The Thermodesulfobacteriota bacterium genome contains the following window.
GTACTAAGAGATGAGCGCTTTTATTATTGCGATATAATGCCGGGTGGTTGAAACTATTAAATAAACCCAGATTGATTGACTAACTAAGTTGAAGTACGAATAGTAAGATATAATTATTATCAGCCTTGGAGAATAAATATCAGAGCTTTACTTATACTAGTACTTACAAGCGTAATCTCCATCACTTTGTCTTGCACGCAAGTTGCATCTGATAGCGTAGCTCCAAATTCGAACACTGATCCAACTATCAATGTTGTGACAACGACGGACCTTAAGTGGGAACAACTAAACCCAGCTCGCGGAGCTAATAGCCCAATGGCTGCTACACTATGGGGTGACCGCACTGGCCCTGGACCGTCAGGTTTTCTGCTTAAGCCGGTTGACGGTTTTAAGTCCCCGCCTCATGTCCACACTGCCAATTACCACGGGTTAGTTATTAAAGGTTCCATACACAACGCTGAACCTGATGCTCAAGAGTTATATCTTGGACCAGGATCTTTCTGGACACAGCCCGGAGGCGGTGTTCACATTACCGCTGCAAAGGGTAGTAGCATTGCATATATAGAGGTAGAGGACACATTTGATGTGCTGCCTGCGGATAAGAAAGTAAAAAACGATAAAACTGCGGTTGTGATGCCCGCTTCAAGCATTGACTGGGTCAATCTCCCCAATATGCCCTCATCATCTGAGGTTCCTAAGATGGCTGTTCTTTGGGGTAATCCATATGATGATAGTTTTAGCGGGACCCTAGTTAAGATACCAGCTGGATTTACTGCAACTATGCGCGCCCTTGGCTCAACACTCCATGCAGTTGTTATTCAGGGAGAAATCATGCACCGGGCAGCTGGACAGATTGGTTTTGATACTTTAGGGGAGGGCGGCTATTTTGGCTCTAACAAAGAGTACATTCATGAGACTTCTTGTTTAGATGAGGATCATTGTATTATCTATCTACGAAATGATGGAAAACTAGAAGTTTTATCAGCAAACCTCGAGAGGTAGATGATCTTAGCTAAAAAACTAATACCAGCCGTTTTGTAAGACATTTCAACAATATCAAGTCTCTATAATAATTTTATGACAGTGGGTTTTTAGTTTCTTAAGTGATTTCTGGCTCAGAAGTGATTCGGGCATATTTCTAAGGACTAAAGTAGTATTAAACATTCTTGCAGTCTCTAAAATAGCTTCAATATCATTCTCATACTCACTTGCATCAATCGAAACACTAAATCCGATCTGCATAAGCTCGATTACTTTTGTGGAATCGATATTTTCTGACATGTTTTCTCGCTCCAATTGTATTAGACGTTAGTTAATAAATATTCAGATATAGATTATACTTTCAAATTTCAGCAATCGTTCTTATGATTGAAATAGTCATCTTTTAGTCTAATATATGCAGATAGGTACTTTCACTAACTACAATATCCCGGGGGCTCTAATTGGCAGAAAATAAATTTAAAGAGGCTATAGAAGTAATAAACTCAGACTTGGTTATACCACCTCATACTAATCACATCGGGACAATTTTTGGAGGTAGGGTGCTCGAGCTTATGGATGCAACAGGCGCTATGGCTGCGATGAGATTTTCTGATCAAGATGTTGTAACTGCCTCGATAGATGCTGTGGATTTTAAAAAACCGATACAACTCGGAGATATTATAGAGCTAAGAGCCAAGGTGATATACACTGCCAGGACATCTATGGTGGTTAAGGTTGACCTATTTAGAGTTGGCAAAACAGACCACAAAAAAGATTTTAGCTGCAGAGGATACTTGATTTTTGTAGCGATCACTTCAGAGGGAAAGCCTACCGAGGTTCCTACGCTCAAAGTTAGAACTGAAGAGGAAAAAGATTTTTGGGCTATAGGCGAGAAAATCAAACAAAGGGCCAAAGAAAGACAGATTCGAGATTCTCAGGGGTAGCAACTAATTACTCAGGCATCTGTGATTCCATCTGAGAGCAGCTTGGTTCAGCATTTGCGCCTTCACGTTGGCAGCTATAGGTTTTACCTTGGCAAAGAGCCATCCAAGTGGCGCTTCCGTCGTCATGAATTACGTGCTCAATAATTTCAATATGGTCGGCGTTACACTGGGTGATTTGAGATGTGGATTGCTGCTGAAGCTCCTGTATTACAAATGGGTTCCCACATGCAAACAAGCCTATCGCTATAAAAGCAATTAAAAATCTTTTCATCTCTCACCACCTATAATTTGGAATATTGTCTTAGAAATCATAATAAGCTACATTCAGAGTATTTTCAATGAAGTTTAAGCCATTTCCTCTGTGCCGGATACCAATCTATCTAGAATTTCTTTTTGTATCTCTTCAATTTCGAGTTTTGCTTTGTCAATGTCATCGGTTGGTTTGCCCCTTTGCTCACACTCTTGTATGAGATCATTCACATTTGATACTATCTGTTTAAGTTTAGTCTGGGCTTCTATGTTTGCCTTTATGCTCATGTCCTCATTTTCCCAATCTCGTTTGCTGTAGCCATCCATTTCTTTTGCTTGGATAACCAGTTCTCTGAGTCTGTCTTTATATCCGTGAAGGGCTTGGTGAATAACAGACTGAATCTCTGCTTTCTCTCCTGGGTCTCTCCATAGAACATTTTCTAAATAACGAAGATCCTCCTCTCCTACTTCGTCCCGGCCTTCAAGATAGGCTTTAGCTTTAAGAACCGATATGCTCTGCTTATATCTTCTGTCTGAGGGCTTAATTCCTTTTTTGCTAAGCTCCATTCTAATTCGCCCTATAAGCTTAAGTATGTTTGAGGGCAATTGAGTTTTCATGGCTTGGTCTTTGCAGCTTTCAAGCTCTTGAGGGGAGATCATATTGTCTGTAGTGCTGTTCTCCTCGCCTTGGAGGAGTTTTAAGAATCTGAAATCCTCTTTGATATAATCAACTACATATCTGAGTAAAAATCTGTCATATAGAGCTTCTAACTCATCTTCCTCTGTAGGAAGCTCGTTACTTGCACCAAATAGCGAAATAAGTGGTATCTCTGCGACTTGAGTGCCGTTGTAATAGATTCTCTCATTCATTACGGTGAGAAGGGTGTTAAGTATCGAAGAGCTTGCCTTAAATACCTCATCTAAAAATACAATGTGAGACTCTGGGAGTTTTCCAGTAGTAACTCGTCTGTATTCATCATTCTCAAGTCCCTTTAGGCTTACTGCTCCAAAAAGCTCCTCAGGGGCTGTGAACTTTGTAAGTAGCCACTGAAAATAGCTAGCACCTTCAATCTTTTTGCATATTTCGCTTACCAGCTGGGATTTTGCGGTTCCCGGGGGGCCGATAAGCAGCATATGGTTATTGGTGAGAAGCGCGATTAGGGTTCCATCAATAACCTCATCCCTTTCTAAATATGCAGACTTAAGTTCTGTCCTGATTAGATTTAATTTTTCTAGAGCTCTTTCCATGAGATAATTTCTACCTTGTTTTGACTGTTTTCGTTAGTTTTTAGCAATATCGCCTCTATAATTCTTTTTGTAGGATTGGTTTCCCCTAGACTTCCGACCGCTTTGACTGAAAAAACATCACTATAACCTGAGTTTAGCACAACTCCAACTAGACCGGCACTAATGTCTGAAGTGTCGTCTACAGTATTTGCCACATCTCTGGCTTTCTTTTGCCCAATGACTGGCTCATCTTCTCTTATAGCAATAATCTCATCAGCAATTTGCTCTGCTACATCATCACTGATTTCATCTGTATCGGAATTGCCTTGTCCTTCGACCGCAGGAACATTTGAAGCTTTAATGGCTGCCATCATAACAACTTTCGGCGCTGTGCTAAAATTAATTTTCTTATCCCTTGGGTATACAGTTACATAGTCCTTAACTTTGTTGAAGAACTCCTCATCCATGCCGTCAATTAAGCGCACTTCATAAACACTGTCTAGCGGACCGTCTTTTATATTATATGGATTTGATTGGCCGCTATAAAAGCCGGTATTGGCACCTGATGAATCCTGATCATTCTGACTACCATCCATATTTCTATCTATCCAGTTTACTAAACTTGCGATAAACCTCTCAGATTTGGACTCCTCTACTTCTAAGAATCTAAATAGTTCTTTGAGTTCTGCTAAGACTTGCTGATCAACCCTATTTGATGATTCATTTACTAGGGCATTTAAATTTACCTTCGCTCTTTCATCAACAACGGTTACGGAAACAGTTCCTTCCCCTACAGGAAAAAATGGGACATTAATCGCCCAAAACCCTGAGGCATAATCACTGCTCGAAGCTATAGTTGATGCAATCTCACTTAGATCCTCAAGAGGCTGTCCCTTTAAGGTTCCGGCAGCAACGTGGACTCCGGATTTCGCAATATAGCGTGCTTTAACCTCATCAACTGTATTAGTAGATATTTCTCTATCTATCTGTGTAAAGTATATTAGGTCGGCAACGACAATTGTAAGAATAGCTACAACTATAATTACCAGTACGAGTATAATTCCTTGCTCAGAGTTTCTTTTGTTCATTATCTTTGATTCTTTCTCTCTCGTTTTCATATTTTTTCTCATATCTATTAATCAACAACCGGGATTAAAACAAGTGAATTAAACTCTACATCCTCGTTGTTGGGTCCTCTTAATACTATATTAACGTTTACTGCATTTGGAAGAGATGATGATTCATTTGAATTCCACTCATAGTTAAGTTCTTCGTTCTGGGCTGCAAATGATACAGGTCCTATGTAAGAAAGAGTGAATCCGACCACGCGCTCAGATATTGGATACTCAGATCCACCTCCGTCTGTTCCTATTGTGGGGTCATCTCTTCTAATTAGTGCAAGTAGCTGCGGGTCATCTGCATCCTTGGCATTTTCCACAAAATAGCTTATCTCTGTTTGATCCGATTCTTTGGCATCAGCGGCTGGGCTTCTTGATAGTGATGAGAACCTTAGCGTGCTATGGTTTCCTTCTTGGCTACCTACAAAGTAATCAGTATGGCTATCGTTACCAGTAGAATTAACGCTTCCTCTTGTAAAAGCGGTTGCAAGATCTTTAGTAATTTTGGAGAAGATTACCCGGGACTCGTGATAGAGCTCTAATTCTTGCTCTACCTTGTCCTTAGCCTTCAATATCTGAAAGAATGAGGCGTAGAGCACAGCAATAACTAATGATGCAATGAATACGGCTAATAGTACCTCAATAAGAGTAAAGCCGTCATCTGTGGTTTGAGATCGCTGTTGCAACTTTATATACCCTGTTACCTTCATCCCAAGCAATGTCTACCATAACAATTCTTATTTCTGTTCCCAATTGCTCTATATCATAAGGAAGAACATTTACGTACCAATTAAACCCAGGATAATTTTCATAAGTTCCCTGTTCTGTACCAACTTCTGGATATCCGTTTAATTCTATTTCAGTTAGTTTTTGTTGAGCAAGAGCTTGAGCAATTGACTGATTTTTTGATAGAGAAGCCTGAACCAAATTTCTATTTACAGCTCCCAGCAGAATCGCCATAGCCGCTCCCATAATAGCAACTGCAATTATCACTTCAAGAAGCGTAAATCCTTTTTGTCCAGAACTCTCAGACTTTCTCTTCATTCATTTTCCCAGCCCGTCTATCGTCTTAAAAGCTCGACGTACTCGTCATATACTCTAGTGCCACCAGTGTATGGTTTTGTAGCAACGGTGTAATATCTATCATTATCAGTCTGTAGATGAATAACAGCCGGTTCTACAAACCCAGTAGGCAAAAACAGTATAAACTCCCTCTCATTATCAAGAGGGTTTCTTTCTAGATTCCTCTCAGTAATTACATCCTTAAAGTATATTCCATTAGGGAGTCTATGCTTCTTCGTATCAGGTGGAACACCATATTCACTTCCTTCAAGTCTCTCTACCCAGTACTCTCCGTTTTCTACATCAAAAACGAGCCTATGAATAGTTTTCTTAAATGCTGCTTCATTATAGAGATATTTTATTGTCGCAGTCAGGTTTCGGGACGCACTTTTTAGATTTACCTGAGTTAAATCTTGAAATTTTGGTACCGCAACGAAAAAGAACGCCCCAATAATTAAAATCACAACCAATAACTCTAGAAGCGTAAAACCTTCTTGTTTTTTCATTATTTTATATTACGACTAGAAATATCATCCTCTGTTTGAGGCACCCCATCTGGGCCAGGAGAAATAATTTCATATGTCGTATCGCCAGTCTGATCAGGGCCAACGTAAATAAAATCGCTTCCCCACTGATCAAACGGCACTTGATCTCCTTCTAAATATCCATTTGGATCATATCTTCTAGGTTCTCTTCCAGTAGTAGGAATTTGTATTAAAGCATCCAGACCCTGCTGAGTGTCAGGATAAAAACCGTTGTCTACTTTAAACAGCTTTAGACCAGACTCTAATTGGGTTATCTGAATCTTTGTATTTTCCACTTTAGATTTGTCCAGCTGACCAATAACGTTTGTACCTACGATATAAGCAAGTCCTGCTATAATCAGGAGCACAACCATAATTTCAATCAATGTAAAACCACCTTGGGCTTTCATAATTTAATACCTCCTTTTTAACCAACTGTTGATGTTAAATTGAATATTGGCAGTAAAACTGCAAAGA
Protein-coding sequences here:
- a CDS encoding DUF4437 domain-containing protein codes for the protein MSCTQVASDSVAPNSNTDPTINVVTTTDLKWEQLNPARGANSPMAATLWGDRTGPGPSGFLLKPVDGFKSPPHVHTANYHGLVIKGSIHNAEPDAQELYLGPGSFWTQPGGGVHITAAKGSSIAYIEVEDTFDVLPADKKVKNDKTAVVMPASSIDWVNLPNMPSSSEVPKMAVLWGNPYDDSFSGTLVKIPAGFTATMRALGSTLHAVVIQGEIMHRAAGQIGFDTLGEGGYFGSNKEYIHETSCLDEDHCIIYLRNDGKLEVLSANLER
- a CDS encoding acyl-CoA thioesterase, which produces MAENKFKEAIEVINSDLVIPPHTNHIGTIFGGRVLELMDATGAMAAMRFSDQDVVTASIDAVDFKKPIQLGDIIELRAKVIYTARTSMVVKVDLFRVGKTDHKKDFSCRGYLIFVAITSEGKPTEVPTLKVRTEEEKDFWAIGEKIKQRAKERQIRDSQG
- a CDS encoding AAA family ATPase, whose protein sequence is MERALEKLNLIRTELKSAYLERDEVIDGTLIALLTNNHMLLIGPPGTAKSQLVSEICKKIEGASYFQWLLTKFTAPEELFGAVSLKGLENDEYRRVTTGKLPESHIVFLDEVFKASSSILNTLLTVMNERIYYNGTQVAEIPLISLFGASNELPTEEDELEALYDRFLLRYVVDYIKEDFRFLKLLQGEENSTTDNMISPQELESCKDQAMKTQLPSNILKLIGRIRMELSKKGIKPSDRRYKQSISVLKAKAYLEGRDEVGEEDLRYLENVLWRDPGEKAEIQSVIHQALHGYKDRLRELVIQAKEMDGYSKRDWENEDMSIKANIEAQTKLKQIVSNVNDLIQECEQRGKPTDDIDKAKLEIEEIQKEILDRLVSGTEEMA
- the gspK gene encoding type II secretion system minor pseudopilin GspK; its protein translation is MKTREKESKIMNKRNSEQGIILVLVIIVVAILTIVVADLIYFTQIDREISTNTVDEVKARYIAKSGVHVAAGTLKGQPLEDLSEIASTIASSSDYASGFWAINVPFFPVGEGTVSVTVVDERAKVNLNALVNESSNRVDQQVLAELKELFRFLEVEESKSERFIASLVNWIDRNMDGSQNDQDSSGANTGFYSGQSNPYNIKDGPLDSVYEVRLIDGMDEEFFNKVKDYVTVYPRDKKINFSTAPKVVMMAAIKASNVPAVEGQGNSDTDEISDDVAEQIADEIIAIREDEPVIGQKKARDVANTVDDTSDISAGLVGVVLNSGYSDVFSVKAVGSLGETNPTKRIIEAILLKTNENSQNKVEIISWKEL
- a CDS encoding prepilin-type N-terminal cleavage/methylation domain-containing protein; protein product: MKVTGYIKLQQRSQTTDDGFTLIEVLLAVFIASLVIAVLYASFFQILKAKDKVEQELELYHESRVIFSKITKDLATAFTRGSVNSTGNDSHTDYFVGSQEGNHSTLRFSSLSRSPAADAKESDQTEISYFVENAKDADDPQLLALIRRDDPTIGTDGGGSEYPISERVVGFTLSYIGPVSFAAQNEELNYEWNSNESSSLPNAVNVNIVLRGPNNEDVEFNSLVLIPVVD
- a CDS encoding prepilin-type N-terminal cleavage/methylation domain-containing protein, with amino-acid sequence MKRKSESSGQKGFTLLEVIIAVAIMGAAMAILLGAVNRNLVQASLSKNQSIAQALAQQKLTEIELNGYPEVGTEQGTYENYPGFNWYVNVLPYDIEQLGTEIRIVMVDIAWDEGNRVYKVATAISNHR
- a CDS encoding prepilin-type N-terminal cleavage/methylation domain-containing protein, coding for MKKQEGFTLLELLVVILIIGAFFFVAVPKFQDLTQVNLKSASRNLTATIKYLYNEAAFKKTIHRLVFDVENGEYWVERLEGSEYGVPPDTKKHRLPNGIYFKDVITERNLERNPLDNEREFILFLPTGFVEPAVIHLQTDNDRYYTVATKPYTGGTRVYDEYVELLRR
- the gspG gene encoding type II secretion system major pseudopilin GspG, whose product is MKAQGGFTLIEIMVVLLIIAGLAYIVGTNVIGQLDKSKVENTKIQITQLESGLKLFKVDNGFYPDTQQGLDALIQIPTTGREPRRYDPNGYLEGDQVPFDQWGSDFIYVGPDQTGDTTYEIISPGPDGVPQTEDDISSRNIK